From the genome of Scytonema hofmannii PCC 7110, one region includes:
- the hpsC gene encoding hormogonium polysaccharide secretion pseudopilin HpsC, protein MKTILQYLPSIQRKSSRFLEKNSGFTLIELLVAMILAALVITPLLAFMINVLDSDRREQAKATTEQEIQAALEYISRDLQQAVYIYDDDGVTRNSNTDVSLSGIQDQIPPVKGASSCKVVSGSSNCKPILVFWKREYIPESVGVNSNSDTQKDDGFAYSLVGYYFITNPTSTAPWSSSARIGRFQIRGRVNAEYSNTKGEACDPGFSPPPLDLTVNGSKLKEKMSQWKTSLGTSPSPLTPCASPATEYTKQVDTLVDNISTTGPDPDPTTTPCPPGAKLVGVVNSGFFACVNSDEVLAQVYIRGNALVRLTNKNDTVYDPKASAYFPGGNIRVQGRGFLFTK, encoded by the coding sequence ATGAAAACTATATTACAATACCTCCCAAGCATTCAAAGAAAATCCTCTAGATTTCTCGAAAAAAATAGTGGCTTTACTCTAATTGAGTTGTTGGTAGCTATGATTTTGGCAGCGTTAGTTATAACGCCTTTGTTGGCATTTATGATTAACGTTTTAGATAGCGATCGCAGAGAACAAGCAAAGGCAACGACTGAGCAAGAAATTCAAGCCGCCCTGGAATATATCTCTCGTGACCTACAGCAAGCTGTTTATATCTATGATGATGATGGAGTAACTAGAAACAGTAATACTGATGTTAGTTTGTCTGGTATTCAAGACCAGATTCCACCTGTTAAAGGTGCTTCTAGTTGTAAAGTTGTTAGTGGAAGTAGTAATTGTAAGCCAATACTAGTTTTTTGGAAACGGGAGTACATACCTGAAAGTGTAGGAGTTAATTCTAATAGTGACACTCAAAAAGATGATGGCTTTGCATATTCATTAGTAGGATATTATTTCATAACAAATCCAACTTCTACTGCTCCTTGGTCATCATCAGCTAGAATTGGGAGATTTCAAATTAGAGGTAGAGTTAACGCAGAGTATAGTAATACCAAAGGTGAAGCTTGCGATCCGGGATTTAGTCCACCTCCACTAGATCTAACAGTAAATGGTTCAAAGTTAAAGGAAAAGATGAGCCAATGGAAAACTTCATTAGGTACATCACCTTCACCATTAACACCATGTGCATCACCTGCTACAGAATACACTAAACAGGTAGATACTTTAGTTGATAACATTAGCACCACTGGTCCCGATCCCGATCCAACAACAACACCTTGTCCACCCGGCGCTAAGCTTGTAGGAGTAGTTAACAGTGGTTTTTTTGCTTGTGTCAATTCTGATGAAGTGCTGGCACAAGTCTATATCAGAGGAAATGCTTTGGTTCGCCTCACAAACAAAAATGATACTGTATACGATCCTAAAGCTTCTGCTTACTTTCCTGGAGGAAACATTCGCGTACAGGGACGTGGTTTCTTATTTACTAAATAA
- a CDS encoding prepilin-type N-terminal cleavage/methylation domain-containing protein — protein sequence MLVTYLIKKMNGCMHNIVISVIFRENYQKGVMRILQQRCLINKSRSTSKYTHHNGGFSLLELVVVVLIVAILAAIVSPGWLAFVNRQRVNKANDAVLGALQDAQKQAKKIKRIYSVSFAVDNGVPKVSIYPNPDITNPPPPLTSPLWKTLGEDMRFQQGQVLIYSNLTAYNPSQTTNENANKKAANTVNYTTALSTTAISTITFDYMGVLAPKADKTDADTILKVAVAAPKVGSTTTAASELKRCVFIETLIGGMRIGKNETECNQ from the coding sequence TTGTTAGTAACTTATTTAATTAAAAAAATGAACGGGTGTATGCATAACATAGTAATTTCTGTGATCTTCAGAGAAAATTATCAAAAAGGTGTAATGCGAATATTACAACAACGATGTCTAATAAATAAATCAAGATCAACATCTAAGTATACGCATCATAATGGTGGTTTTTCTTTATTAGAACTTGTGGTGGTAGTGCTTATAGTTGCTATTTTAGCAGCAATAGTTAGTCCAGGGTGGCTTGCTTTTGTCAATCGACAACGTGTCAACAAAGCCAATGATGCAGTTTTAGGAGCATTGCAGGATGCACAGAAACAAGCTAAGAAGATTAAACGTATTTATAGCGTGAGTTTTGCAGTGGATAACGGTGTCCCAAAAGTGAGTATCTATCCGAATCCAGATATTACTAATCCACCTCCTCCACTAACAAGCCCTTTGTGGAAGACACTGGGAGAGGATATGAGATTTCAACAAGGACAAGTTTTGATATATAGCAATCTCACAGCTTATAACCCTTCGCAAACTACAAATGAAAATGCTAATAAAAAAGCAGCTAACACTGTCAATTACACCACAGCATTAAGTACCACAGCAATTAGTACAATTACTTTTGATTATATGGGTGTTTTGGCACCTAAAGCTGACAAAACTGATGCTGACACTATTTTAAAAGTTGCAGTTGCCGCACCCAAAGTAGGCAGCACTACTACTGCTGCTAGCGAACTTAAGAGATGTGTTTTTATAGAAACTCTCATTGGAGGAATGCGAATAGGAAAAAACGAAACAGAATGTAATCAATAG
- the hpsE gene encoding hormogonium polysaccharide biosynthesis glycosyltransferase HpsE: MNECIDFTVAIPTYNGGNRLSELLERLQNQLNTQHFSWEIIVVDNNSTDNTATVIKNIQEDGMYPYPLKYCFESKQGAAFARQRAVEEARGTLIGFLDDDNYPSLTWVAEAYAFGQAHPKAGAYGSQIHGEFEIKPPENFEKIACFLAIIERGIEPHRYEPHMMVLPPGAGLVVRKQVWCQTVPKRLVLNHKGKEALLASEDLEAVLHIQLGGWEIWYNPQMQIFHQIPAWRLQKEYLIRLFRCVGLSKHHLRMLRIQPWKRPLASLLYLINDFRKIMLHILKYRGTVQSDPIAACQMELLVSSLLSPFHLLKVRYLDHDV, encoded by the coding sequence ATGAATGAGTGCATCGACTTTACTGTCGCTATCCCAACTTATAATGGTGGTAACCGCTTGTCTGAATTACTAGAAAGATTGCAAAATCAGCTTAATACTCAACATTTTTCTTGGGAAATTATAGTTGTAGACAACAACAGTACCGATAACACTGCTACTGTTATAAAAAACATTCAAGAGGATGGGATGTATCCTTATCCATTGAAGTATTGCTTTGAATCGAAACAGGGAGCTGCATTTGCTAGACAGCGAGCTGTTGAAGAAGCAAGAGGAACCTTAATAGGTTTTTTAGATGACGATAATTATCCCTCACTGACTTGGGTAGCGGAAGCCTATGCTTTTGGTCAAGCCCATCCAAAAGCAGGAGCATATGGCAGCCAAATTCACGGTGAGTTTGAAATTAAGCCACCAGAAAATTTTGAGAAAATAGCTTGTTTCTTAGCGATTATTGAACGAGGGATAGAACCTCATCGCTACGAACCACATATGATGGTACTCCCTCCTGGAGCAGGTTTAGTCGTTCGCAAGCAGGTTTGGTGCCAAACAGTTCCCAAACGCTTGGTTCTCAACCACAAAGGTAAAGAAGCACTCTTAGCTAGTGAAGATTTAGAGGCAGTACTGCATATCCAGTTGGGTGGTTGGGAAATTTGGTACAACCCACAAATGCAAATTTTTCATCAAATTCCTGCATGGCGATTGCAAAAAGAATACTTAATTCGTTTATTTCGTTGTGTCGGCTTAAGTAAACATCACTTACGTATGCTGAGAATACAGCCTTGGAAAAGACCTCTTGCAAGTTTGCTGTACCTCATAAATGATTTCCGCAAGATTATGCTTCACATACTTAAGTATCGAGGTACCGTTCAAAGCGATCCAATCGCTGCTTGCCAAATGGAACTTCTAGTAAGTAGTTTATTGAGTCCTTTCCATCTTTTAAAAGTCAGATACCTAGACCATGATGTCTAA
- the hpsE gene encoding hormogonium polysaccharide biosynthesis glycosyltransferase HpsE: MLNFTVAIPTYNGANRLPQLLERLFNQSGVEDLNWEILIIDNNSSDRTSEIIQTLQKNNIGYQLRYYLETEQGAAFARLRAVREAQGELIGFLDDDNLPAPDWIAQAVAFGKEYPQAGAWGGQIHGEYEVQPPENFKRIQSFLAIRERGEKPNLYDPVNLSLPPAAAVVIRKQAWLDNVPNRPALSGKVPGLMIQGDDYEPLLYIHKAGWQIWYNPAMHTHHQIPYWRLEKDYLLALARGCGLCVCQLRLFNAKNWQKPIIFVKTIVGNFRRIVQHFLKYRGGFKKDIIANCEMEFYLSSMISPFYYLKFNLKKMIKYKLQKISFYIFASY, from the coding sequence ATGCTTAATTTTACAGTTGCTATTCCTACTTACAACGGTGCAAACCGTTTACCTCAGCTTTTAGAACGGCTTTTTAACCAATCCGGAGTAGAAGATTTAAACTGGGAAATTCTAATTATCGATAATAACAGTAGCGATCGCACTTCTGAAATAATTCAAACTCTCCAAAAAAACAATATAGGATACCAGTTAAGGTACTACTTGGAAACTGAACAAGGAGCAGCATTTGCACGATTACGAGCTGTACGCGAAGCACAAGGAGAGTTAATTGGATTTTTAGATGACGATAACCTCCCTGCACCTGATTGGATCGCACAAGCAGTTGCTTTTGGTAAAGAGTATCCTCAAGCAGGGGCTTGGGGAGGTCAAATTCATGGTGAATATGAGGTACAACCTCCTGAAAACTTTAAAAGGATTCAAAGTTTTTTAGCTATTAGAGAACGTGGAGAGAAACCAAATCTATACGATCCAGTCAATCTAAGCCTTCCTCCAGCAGCAGCCGTTGTTATTCGTAAACAAGCTTGGTTAGATAATGTTCCCAATCGTCCTGCTTTAAGTGGAAAAGTCCCTGGTTTAATGATACAAGGTGATGATTATGAGCCATTACTGTATATTCATAAGGCGGGTTGGCAAATTTGGTATAATCCCGCCATGCATACACATCATCAAATACCATACTGGCGACTAGAAAAAGATTACCTACTTGCTTTGGCTCGCGGTTGTGGATTGTGTGTTTGTCAGCTACGTTTGTTCAATGCTAAAAATTGGCAAAAACCTATAATTTTTGTGAAAACAATAGTTGGTAATTTCCGACGTATCGTACAACATTTTCTTAAGTATAGAGGAGGATTTAAAAAAGATATAATTGCAAATTGCGAAATGGAATTTTACCTAAGTAGTATGATAAGTCCTTTTTATTACTTAAAATTTAATCTAAAAAAAATGATAAAATATAAACTACAAAAAATATCTTTTTATATTTTTGCATCTTATTGA
- a CDS encoding glycosyltransferase, which translates to MPIISVIIPTFNSEKTIRETVESVLKQTLNDFELIIINDGSEDSTLAIVSEIKDHRIQVFSYPHTNANVSRNNGLHLSVGDYVSFLDADDLWTQNKLELQLQALQKNKDAMVAYSWTDYIDENSNFLLSGTHITENGNVYEKLLVINFLESGSNPLIRREALTKLGGFDESLTAAQDWDMWLRLAHDYQFVAVPKVQILYRKSSNSLSSNLARQEKACLLVLNKAYSNSPVSTHSLRNQSLANLYKYLSCKALEPPYNRRKGKAAALFLLKYIINNSSRLNYAKMTLVMLLKIIIIIILSETLSTVVLRIRKRHTNS; encoded by the coding sequence ATGCCAATAATTTCTGTAATTATACCAACTTTTAATAGTGAAAAAACTATTCGAGAAACTGTTGAATCTGTATTAAAACAAACTCTTAATGATTTTGAGTTAATTATTATCAATGATGGTTCCGAAGATTCAACCTTAGCGATCGTATCTGAAATTAAAGACCATAGAATTCAAGTTTTTTCATATCCGCATACTAATGCAAATGTTAGTCGCAATAACGGTCTCCATCTTTCTGTTGGAGATTATGTTAGTTTTTTAGATGCCGATGACCTCTGGACACAAAACAAGCTAGAACTACAATTGCAAGCTTTGCAAAAAAACAAAGATGCAATGGTTGCTTATAGTTGGACAGATTATATTGATGAAAACAGTAATTTTTTACTTTCTGGAACTCACATCACTGAAAACGGTAATGTTTATGAAAAATTATTAGTGATTAATTTTTTAGAAAGTGGTTCTAATCCCTTAATTCGTAGAGAAGCTTTAACTAAATTAGGTGGATTTGATGAATCTCTAACTGCTGCTCAAGATTGGGATATGTGGTTGCGATTAGCCCATGATTACCAATTTGTGGCTGTACCGAAAGTACAAATTTTATACCGTAAAAGTAGCAACTCACTTTCCTCTAATCTTGCAAGGCAAGAAAAAGCCTGCTTGTTAGTCCTTAATAAAGCATATAGCAATAGTCCTGTTTCAACACACTCTCTTCGGAACCAGAGTCTAGCAAACCTCTATAAATATCTTAGTTGTAAAGCCTTAGAACCACCTTATAATCGACGCAAAGGTAAAGCTGCTGCTCTATTCTTACTAAAGTATATTATTAATAATTCCTCTAGATTAAACTATGCAAAAATGACGTTAGTCATGTTGCTTAAAATTATAATAATTATTATATTATCTGAGACTTTATCTACAGTAGTATTAAGAATTAGAAAGAGACACACTAATTCATGA
- a CDS encoding nucleotidyltransferase family protein gives MKLKEVLQGKREEILSIAAKHGACNIRIFGSVARGEETDTSDIDFLIDYDLNKITPWFSSGLVQDLESLLNRKVDVVTTNSLHYFIQDKVFKEAILF, from the coding sequence ATGAAATTAAAAGAAGTCCTTCAAGGAAAACGAGAAGAAATTCTCAGTATTGCGGCTAAACATGGGGCTTGTAATATCCGTATTTTTGGAAGCGTAGCTAGAGGAGAAGAAACAGATACAAGTGATATTGATTTTTTGATTGATTACGATCTGAATAAAATTACACCTTGGTTTTCCAGTGGTTTAGTGCAGGATTTGGAAAGTTTGTTGAATCGTAAAGTTGATGTAGTAACTACTAATTCTTTACATTATTTTATTCAAGATAAAGTCTTTAAGGAGGCTATTCTTTTTTAA
- a CDS encoding IS4 family transposase gives MIPSFYQIHLKSQFSPTEYLLLTILINVIQSIKKVSLEALATNLPIPILFESRRKKLQRFLSLPFLTIEKIWFPIVTTWLSTYFQSDKMIYVVIDRTAWGCINLFVISVVWDKRAFPVYFELLSKLGSSNLNEQKLLISQVLPIFKDYKICLLGDREFCSVKLASWLREQGISFCLRLKKNEFIEMEHEIWQELNDLGLSPGISFFLQGVKVTKQKGFTNFNVACKWRRKIQGIAPKEGWFIATNLVTLELAIAAYKRRFDIEEMFRDFKSGGYNLEDTKVSNKRLISLILLIAIAYTSATIHGQQIKQKGVQKYVGRVKEYGRIERRHSSFYIGLYGQTWVNFMESCEDLVTELMRLNRNKLKYYQRGLRAMELILSAS, from the coding sequence ATGATACCTTCATTTTACCAAATACACTTAAAAAGTCAATTTAGCCCAACCGAATACTTACTGCTAACAATTTTAATTAATGTTATACAGTCAATTAAAAAAGTTAGTTTAGAAGCGTTAGCAACAAATCTCCCAATCCCTATTTTATTTGAAAGCAGACGAAAAAAATTACAAAGATTTTTATCATTACCATTCTTAACAATTGAAAAAATTTGGTTTCCGATTGTTACCACATGGTTGTCAACATATTTTCAATCTGACAAAATGATTTATGTAGTCATCGATCGCACTGCATGGGGTTGCATTAATTTATTTGTAATTAGTGTAGTTTGGGATAAAAGAGCCTTTCCTGTATATTTTGAACTCCTATCTAAGTTGGGAAGCAGTAATCTTAACGAACAAAAATTGTTAATCTCTCAAGTTTTACCAATTTTTAAGGATTACAAAATTTGTCTCTTGGGAGACAGGGAATTTTGTTCTGTCAAACTAGCAAGTTGGCTCAGAGAGCAAGGCATATCTTTTTGTCTTCGTTTGAAAAAAAACGAATTCATTGAAATGGAACATGAGATTTGGCAAGAGTTAAATGATTTAGGCTTATCACCAGGAATATCTTTCTTTTTACAAGGAGTTAAGGTCACTAAACAAAAAGGATTTACCAATTTTAATGTAGCTTGTAAATGGAGACGGAAAATTCAAGGAATAGCTCCAAAAGAAGGATGGTTTATTGCCACAAATTTAGTCACGCTAGAATTGGCGATCGCTGCCTATAAAAGAAGATTTGATATAGAAGAAATGTTTCGAGACTTTAAGAGCGGGGGTTATAATTTAGAAGATACTAAGGTCTCAAATAAACGCTTAATTTCTCTAATTTTATTAATAGCCATCGCATACACATCTGCCACAATACATGGACAACAAATTAAACAAAAAGGTGTTCAAAAATATGTGGGTCGCGTGAAAGAATACGGGCGGATTGAAAGGCGACACAGCAGTTTTTATATTGGATTATATGGTCAAACATGGGTTAATTTCATGGAATCATGTGAAGATTTAGTCACGGAATTAATGAGATTAAATCGCAATAAATTGAAGTATTATCAACGAGGTCTAAGAGCTATGGAGCTTATCCTATCTGCATCCTAG
- a CDS encoding pilus assembly FimT family protein has translation MQAKRFKSSSNSGFTMLEIVVIVLITGLLAAIAVPSWLAFVDIQRLKTAQGEVYQAMRQAQSLATKNKLTWQASFREHNGIVQWTVHQAQADKFVPYTISVNDNLWHNLDTNIRIDTVKNNKGKSETTLPKDTSAQAWRVIFNYQGCPIYQVGDECTQTSLRTLGQITFSSKNGGKAKRCVYISTILGAMRTGKEHDKANDNGKYCY, from the coding sequence ATGCAGGCAAAGCGTTTCAAAAGTTCCTCTAACAGTGGCTTCACAATGTTAGAAATTGTCGTCATTGTTTTAATAACTGGTTTATTAGCCGCGATCGCAGTTCCCAGTTGGCTAGCCTTTGTTGACATTCAACGACTTAAAACTGCTCAAGGCGAAGTTTACCAAGCCATGCGTCAAGCACAAAGTCTAGCGACAAAGAACAAGTTAACTTGGCAAGCCAGTTTTCGCGAACATAATGGCATTGTACAATGGACAGTTCATCAAGCCCAGGCTGACAAATTTGTACCATATACCATTAGTGTCAACGATAATTTATGGCACAACTTGGATACAAATATTCGTATTGATACAGTAAAAAATAATAAAGGCAAATCCGAGACAACGTTGCCAAAAGACACTTCAGCCCAAGCTTGGCGAGTCATATTTAATTACCAAGGCTGTCCGATTTATCAAGTTGGAGATGAATGCACTCAAACATCACTGAGAACACTAGGACAAATAACCTTCTCCAGTAAAAATGGTGGTAAAGCTAAGCGCTGTGTCTATATCTCCACAATACTGGGTGCCATGCGAACAGGAAAAGAGCACGATAAGGCTAATGACAACGGCAAATATTGCTATTAA
- a CDS encoding type IV pilus secretin family protein, which produces MKQLHGNGLAFGVAAIVMMAAQPVIAQVTQITGVKLSPADGGVNVVLTTSSGSRPQVFTTQRGNTLVADIINTQLRLSKGNSFRQDNPAPGIASVAINQLDANSIRVIVTGTKGALTSQPVVRKQDKITLNFAPSDGTQAQAPQSAPAQTASKTPSQQAATPIPVPPSQNQQPEVLVPNPKVTVNGAPAPAAGVDPRLNQAPPFLPRAVAPPVGDIAISNMDASPSIIDLGTQERVPRLVLRDAPVREVLSLLARAAGLNLAFAGNAAAGQGQQGGQAGGQAGGNEGPTISLDIENEPVQDVFNYVLRLSGLEANRSGRTVFVGPKLPNATRDVVMRNIRLNQVKVDTALSFLVALGAESAITRERLVTSVNAVPVGGAANSAVTQSQTTTELRVETLRTEFQDSTPLLRGLQASGDQRTNSITLIGTPRLIDVAMAQLTQLDIRRRQVAVNVKVIDVNLLGTHDFNSSFSFGIGNNFFVNDGGAAALNFGGSRPATSGELANSVTGTPVIENPIQGTPFLDPNNQLVIPGGGSGTTIINQSPTAVRIGGVTVQPGSSQQLPNRDATTYQPVAPISNDPTKPGITEITRGTNDVITIDADGKVSVSPGTNGTVTSALPSLFQFPKRLLASLQAQVTNGNAKILTDPTLTVQEGEEAVVSLTSQVYGGIRVTRDLREPIIKDAGLTLSVKVDKIDDNGFVALSVAPTVSAPNGTSPSPDGVITLLSQRSLRSGAIRLRDGQTLILSGIIQESDRVTVSKVPILGDIPLLGSLFRKTNKTNQRNEVIVLLTPQVMDDSERSSYGYDYTPSPEVRRILERRGLQTPRK; this is translated from the coding sequence GTGAAACAGCTTCACGGTAATGGTTTAGCATTTGGTGTTGCCGCAATTGTGATGATGGCGGCTCAGCCAGTAATAGCACAAGTTACTCAAATTACTGGAGTCAAACTAAGTCCTGCTGACGGAGGAGTGAATGTTGTTTTAACAACTTCTTCTGGCTCTCGCCCACAGGTTTTTACAACACAAAGGGGTAATACCCTGGTAGCAGATATTATTAATACTCAACTGCGTTTATCAAAAGGTAATAGCTTTCGTCAAGATAATCCCGCACCGGGAATTGCTTCAGTTGCTATCAATCAGCTTGATGCTAATAGCATTCGGGTGATTGTGACAGGGACTAAAGGCGCTCTTACCAGCCAACCTGTGGTGAGAAAGCAAGACAAAATTACTCTCAACTTTGCGCCATCTGATGGAACGCAAGCGCAGGCTCCTCAATCTGCACCCGCACAGACAGCAAGCAAGACGCCAAGTCAACAAGCGGCGACTCCTATTCCAGTTCCACCTAGTCAAAATCAGCAGCCAGAGGTTCTTGTTCCCAACCCGAAAGTGACTGTGAATGGCGCACCAGCACCAGCAGCCGGAGTCGATCCACGTCTGAATCAGGCTCCACCTTTCTTACCTAGAGCCGTTGCGCCACCAGTTGGAGATATTGCGATATCAAACATGGATGCTTCTCCCAGCATCATTGATTTAGGAACTCAAGAACGGGTACCTCGTTTAGTGTTGAGAGATGCTCCTGTACGGGAAGTGTTGTCTTTACTTGCTCGTGCTGCCGGTCTTAACTTAGCTTTTGCAGGAAATGCAGCCGCAGGACAAGGACAACAAGGAGGTCAAGCTGGGGGTCAAGCTGGGGGAAATGAAGGACCCACAATCTCCTTAGATATAGAAAATGAGCCAGTGCAAGATGTGTTTAACTATGTCTTGCGCTTGAGTGGTTTGGAAGCTAACCGCAGTGGACGTACAGTTTTTGTTGGTCCTAAATTGCCGAATGCCACCCGTGATGTTGTGATGCGGAATATTCGCCTTAATCAAGTTAAGGTGGATACTGCTTTGAGTTTTTTGGTTGCGTTAGGGGCTGAAAGTGCCATTACCCGCGAACGATTGGTCACTAGTGTGAATGCTGTCCCTGTCGGTGGTGCAGCCAATTCTGCAGTCACTCAAAGTCAGACAACGACAGAACTTAGAGTAGAGACTTTACGGACTGAGTTTCAAGATTCAACGCCTTTATTGCGAGGTTTGCAGGCGTCGGGCGATCAACGCACCAATTCAATTACCTTGATTGGGACTCCCAGATTGATTGATGTTGCAATGGCTCAACTGACTCAGCTAGATATTCGTCGCCGTCAAGTGGCAGTTAATGTCAAGGTTATTGATGTTAACCTTTTAGGAACTCACGATTTTAACAGTAGTTTTTCCTTTGGGATTGGCAATAACTTCTTTGTCAATGATGGTGGTGCAGCCGCATTGAATTTTGGCGGTTCCAGACCTGCAACTAGTGGTGAACTAGCAAATAGTGTGACTGGTACTCCTGTGATTGAAAACCCAATTCAAGGAACACCTTTCCTCGACCCGAACAATCAGCTGGTTATCCCTGGAGGCGGTTCGGGTACAACAATTATCAACCAATCTCCTACTGCAGTTAGAATAGGTGGAGTGACTGTTCAACCTGGCTCCTCCCAACAATTGCCAAACAGAGATGCTACGACTTATCAACCAGTTGCACCAATTTCAAACGATCCCACAAAACCTGGCATTACAGAAATTACACGGGGTACAAATGATGTAATCACTATTGATGCGGATGGTAAGGTAAGTGTCTCACCAGGTACTAATGGTACAGTCACGTCTGCTCTCCCGTCTTTGTTTCAGTTCCCCAAACGCTTGCTGGCTAGTTTGCAAGCTCAAGTCACTAACGGTAATGCCAAGATTCTGACTGACCCAACTCTTACTGTGCAAGAAGGAGAAGAGGCTGTTGTAAGTTTGACATCACAAGTGTATGGAGGTATCAGAGTAACGCGGGATCTCAGAGAACCAATCATTAAAGATGCTGGTTTAACTCTTTCAGTGAAAGTTGACAAGATAGATGACAATGGATTTGTTGCCCTGTCTGTTGCTCCTACTGTATCTGCACCAAACGGAACATCACCAAGCCCTGATGGTGTCATTACATTGCTATCACAAAGAAGTTTGAGATCGGGAGCTATTCGTTTGCGAGATGGTCAGACACTAATCTTATCAGGTATTATTCAAGAGTCAGATCGAGTTACTGTTTCTAAAGTGCCTATCTTGGGTGACATTCCCCTGCTTGGTTCGCTTTTTAGAAAGACAAACAAAACCAACCAGCGCAATGAAGTCATTGTGTTGCTCACACCTCAAGTGATGGATGACTCAGAGCGATCTTCTTATGGCTATGACTACACTCCTAGCCCAGAGGTTCGACGAATTCTTGAACGTCGGGGTTTACAAACACCTAGAAAGTGA
- a CDS encoding PilN domain-containing protein: protein MYSLDINFLKDRPAYNKTSEKKQRGKISLPVGDLTPLYIGVGIGVALPVLIGASWWMLEAKNVELGQTIAQLEQEKQSLEGQIGSINKIKEETNRIKQETQALVTVFDQIRPWSAMLQDLRDRIPKTVQIENIRQIAPVAAAEGQPAPNPAGGIELVGVARSFYHVNDFMLTLQQSRFLKATETRITTAELIDAPLPPGLTLPQGFKPPQIVKYTIQSSMSDVPASELMRELEQKGTVGLVSRIRNLQKTGVLQR from the coding sequence ATGTACAGTTTAGATATTAATTTTCTGAAAGATCGCCCAGCCTATAATAAAACTTCTGAAAAGAAGCAACGAGGCAAGATTTCTCTCCCTGTAGGAGATTTAACTCCTCTATATATAGGAGTGGGTATAGGTGTGGCTTTACCTGTTTTAATAGGGGCGAGTTGGTGGATGTTGGAAGCCAAAAATGTTGAATTAGGACAAACAATTGCACAACTCGAACAAGAGAAACAATCTCTTGAGGGACAAATAGGTAGTATTAATAAAATTAAGGAAGAAACTAACAGAATTAAACAGGAAACTCAAGCTTTGGTGACGGTTTTTGACCAAATTCGCCCTTGGTCTGCAATGTTACAAGATTTGCGCGATCGCATTCCTAAGACGGTACAAATTGAAAACATCAGGCAAATTGCACCTGTAGCTGCAGCAGAAGGACAGCCAGCACCAAATCCTGCGGGAGGTATAGAACTTGTTGGGGTTGCTCGTTCTTTTTATCATGTCAATGATTTTATGCTTACCTTGCAGCAGTCTCGGTTTTTAAAAGCGACTGAGACAAGAATTACGACAGCAGAGTTAATAGATGCACCGTTACCACCTGGGCTGACGCTTCCACAGGGTTTTAAACCACCTCAAATAGTTAAATACACTATTCAATCTAGTATGAGTGATGTTCCGGCTTCCGAGTTAATGCGGGAATTGGAGCAAAAAGGCACAGTGGGACTAGTTTCTCGAATTCGCAATCTGCAAAAAACAGGAGTCCTTCAGAGATGA